A stretch of the Cydia amplana chromosome 6, ilCydAmpl1.1, whole genome shotgun sequence genome encodes the following:
- the LOC134648663 gene encoding calcium-transporting ATPase sarcoplasmic/endoplasmic reticulum type isoform X2, with translation MEDAHSKSVEEVLSYFGTDPDKGLSPDQIKRNQEKYGPNELPTEEGKSIWQLVLEQFDDLLVKILLLAAIISFVLALFEDHEDAFSAFVEPFVILLILIANAVVGVWQERNAESAIEALKEYEPEMGKVVRGDKSGVQKIRAKEIVPGDIVEVSVGDKIPADIRLVKIYSTTIRIDQSILTGESVSVIKHTDAIPDPRAVNQDKKNILFSGTNVAAGKARGIVIGTGLNTAIGKIRTEMSETEEIKTPLQQKLDEFGEQLSKVISVICVAVWAINIGHFNDPAHGGSWIKGAVYYFKIAVALAVAAIPEGLPAVITTCLALGTRRMAKKNAIVRSLPSVETLGCTSVICSDKTGTLTTNQMSVSRMFIFEKVEGGDSSFLEFEITGSTYEPIGDVYLKGQKVKASEFDALHEMGTICVMCNDSAIDFNEFKQAFEKVGEATETALIVLAEKMNPFNVPKTGLDRRSSAIVVRQEIETKWKKEFTLEFSRDRKSMSSYCVPLKPSRLGTGPKLFVKGAPEGVLERCTHARVGTAKVPLNSTLKNRILDLTRQYGTGRDTLRCLALATSDNPMKPDEMDLGDSTKFYTYEVNLTFVGVVGMLDPPRKEVFDSIVRCRAAGIRVIVITGDNKATAEAICRRIGVFTEDEDTTGKSYSGREFDDLPVSEQRAACARARLFSRVEPAHKSKIVEFLQSMNEISAMTGDGVNDAPALKKAEIGIAMGSGTAVAKSAAEMVLADDNFSSIVAAVEEGRAIYNNMKQFIRYLISSNIGEVVSIFLTAALGLPEALIPVQLLWVNLVTDGLPATALGFNPPDLDIMDKPPRKADEGLISGWLFFRYMAIGGYVGAATVGAASWWFMYSPYGPQMTYWQLTHHLQCLGGGDDWKGVDCKIFTDPHPMTMALSVLVTIEMLNAMNSLSENQSLVTMPPWSNLWLVGSMALSFTLHFVILYVEVLSAVFQVTPLSIDEWLTVMKFSIPVVLLDEVLKFVARKISDAQPHVKVQ, from the exons AACTGCCCACAGAGGAAG GCAAAAGTATATGGCAGTTAGTCCTGGAACAATTCGATGATCTTTTAGTCAAGATTTTGTTGTTAGCCGCTATTATTTCTTTC GTATTAGCTTTATTTGAAGACCACGAAGATGCTTTCTCAGCGTTCGTGGAGCCATTCGTTATTTTACTTATTCTTATTGCGAACGCTGTAGTAGGAGTATGGCAGGAAAGAAATGCCGAATCCGCCATCGAAGCTTTAAAAGAATACGAGCCCGAGATGGGTAAAGTAGTCAGAGGCGACAAATCCGGCGTACAGAAGATACGTGCCAAGGAGATCGTCCCCGGCGACATCGTCGAGGTCTCCGTCGGCGACAAGATCCCCGCCGACATCCGCCTAGTCAAGATCTACTCCACCACCATCCGTATCGACCAGTCTATCCTGACCGGTGAATCCGTCTCGGTTATCAAGCACACTGACGCCATTCCCGACCCTCGCGCCGTCAACCAGGACAAGAAGAACATCCTCTTCTCCGGCACCAACGTCGCCGCCGGCAAGGCCCGCGGTATCGTCATTGGCACCGGCCTCAACACTGCTATTGGTAAAATCAGAACTGAAATGTCCGAGACTGAGGAGATCAAGACCCCCCTGCAGCAAAAACTCGACGAGTTCGGTGAACAGCTGTCCAAGGTTATCTCCGTCATCTGCGTCGCCGTCTGGGCCATCAACATCGGACACTTCAACGACCCCGCCCACGGAGGCAGCTGGATCAAGGGCGCCGTCTACTACTTCAAGATCGCCGTCGCTCTCGCCGTCGCCGCCATCCCCGAGGGTCTGCCCGCCGTCATCACCACCTGTCTCGCTCTGGGCACCAGGCGTATGGCCAAGAAGAACGCCATCGTCAGGTCTCTGCCCTCCGTCGAGACCCTGGGTTGCACCTCCGTTATCTGCTCTGACAAGACCGGTACTCTGACCACCAACCAGATGTCCGTCTCCCGCATGTTCATCTTCGAGAAGGTCGAGGGTGGCGACAGCAGCTTCCTGGAATTCGAAATCACCGGCTCCACGTACGAACCCATCGGCGACGTTTACCTGAAGGGCCAGAAGGTCAAGGCTTCCGAGTTTGACGCTCTCCACGAGATGGGCACCATCTGCGTCATGTGCAACGACTCCGCCATCGACTTCAACGAGTTCAAGCAGGCCTTCGAGAAGGTCGGCGAGGCCACCGAGACCGCCCTGATCGTGCTCGCCGAGAAGATGAACCCCTTCAACGTGCCCAAGACCGGCCTCGACCGCCGCTCGTCCGCCATCGTCGTCCGCCAGGAGATCGAGACCAAGTGGAAGAAGGAGTTCACTCTTGAGTTCTCCCGTGACAGGAAGTCTATGTCCTCCTACTGCGTCCCCCTGAAGCCCTCTCGCCTCGGAACCGGCCCCAAGCTCTTCGTTAAGGGCGCCCCGGAGGGCGTGCTGGAACGCTGCACGCACGCTCGCGTCGGAACCGCTAAGGTGCCTCTCAACTCCACCCTGAAGAACCGCATCCTGGACCTCACCCGCCAGTACGGCACCGGCCGCGACACCCTCCGCTGCCTGGCGCTCGCCACCTCGGACAACCCGATGAAGCCCGACGAGATGGACCTCGGCGACTCCACCAAGTTCTACACCTATGAAGTCAACCTCACCTTCGTCGGCGTCGTGGGCATGTTGGACCCTCCCCGTAAGGAGGTGTTCGACTCCATCGtccgctgccgcgccgccggcATCCGCGTCATCGTCATCACCGGCGACAACAAGGCTACCGCTGAGGCTATCTGCAG ACGTATCGGCGTGTTCACCGAGGACGAGGACACGACCGGCAAGTCGTACTCGGGCCGCGAGTTCGACGACCTGCCCGTGTCGGAGCAGCGCGCCGcctgcgcccgcgcccgccTCTTCTCCCGAGTGGAGCCCGCACACAAGTCCAAGATTGTCGAGTTCCTCCAGAGCATGAACGAGATCTCCGCTATG ACTGGTGACGGTGTGAACGACGCCCCCGCCCTGAAGAAGGCCGAGATAGGTATCGCCATGGGCTCCGGCACCGCCGTCGCCAAGTCTGCCGCCGAGATGGTGCTCGCCGACGACAACTTCTCATCCATCGTCGCCGCCGTTGAGGAAG GCCGTGCCATCTACAACAACATGAAGCAGTTCATCCGCTACCTGATCTCATCCAACATCGGTGAAGTGGTGTCCATCTTCCTGACGGCCGCGCTGGGCCTGCCCGAGGCTCTGATCCCCGTGCAGCTGCTGTGGGTCAACCTGGTCACGGACGGCCTGCCCGCCACCGCCCTAGGCTTCAACCCCCCCGACCTGGACATCATGGACAAACCCCCCCGCAAGGCTGATGAGGGTCTCATCTCTGGCTGGCTGTTCTTCAG GTACATGGCTATCGGTGGCTACGTCGGTGCCGCGACCGTGGGCGCCGCGTCCTGGTGGTTCATGTACTCGCCGTACGGCCCGCAGATGACCTACTGGCAGCTCACACACCACCTGCAGTGCCTCGGCGGCGGTGACGACTGGAAG GGCGTCGACTGCAAGATCTTCACCGACCCTCACCCTATGACCATGGCGCTGTCCGTGCTGGTGACCATCGAGATGCTGAACGCCATGAACTCGCTCTCGGAGAACCAGTCGCTGGTGACCATGCCGCCCTGGTCCAACCTGTGGCTGGTCGGCTCCATGGCGCTCTCCTTCACACTACACTTCGTCATCCTCTACGTCGAGGTGCTCTCG GCCGTGTTCCAGGTGACGCCACTGTCCATCGACGAGTGGCTGACGGTGATGAAGTTCTCGATACCCGTGGTGCTGCTGGACGAGGTGCTCAAGTTCGTCGCGCGCAAGATCTCCGACG CCCAGCCACACGTGAAGGTGCAGTAA
- the LOC134648663 gene encoding calcium-transporting ATPase sarcoplasmic/endoplasmic reticulum type isoform X1 translates to MEDAHSKSVEEVLSYFGTDPDKGLSPDQIKRNQEKYGPNELPTEEGKSIWQLVLEQFDDLLVKILLLAAIISFVLALFEDHEDAFSAFVEPFVILLILIANAVVGVWQERNAESAIEALKEYEPEMGKVVRGDKSGVQKIRAKEIVPGDIVEVSVGDKIPADIRLVKIYSTTIRIDQSILTGESVSVIKHTDAIPDPRAVNQDKKNILFSGTNVAAGKARGIVIGTGLNTAIGKIRTEMSETEEIKTPLQQKLDEFGEQLSKVISVICVAVWAINIGHFNDPAHGGSWIKGAVYYFKIAVALAVAAIPEGLPAVITTCLALGTRRMAKKNAIVRSLPSVETLGCTSVICSDKTGTLTTNQMSVSRMFIFEKVEGGDSSFLEFEITGSTYEPIGDVYLKGQKVKASEFDALHEMGTICVMCNDSAIDFNEFKQAFEKVGEATETALIVLAEKMNPFNVPKTGLDRRSSAIVVRQEIETKWKKEFTLEFSRDRKSMSSYCVPLKPSRLGTGPKLFVKGAPEGVLERCTHARVGTAKVPLNSTLKNRILDLTRQYGTGRDTLRCLALATSDNPMKPDEMDLGDSTKFYTYEVNLTFVGVVGMLDPPRKEVFDSIVRCRAAGIRVIVITGDNKATAEAICRRIGVFTEDEDTTGKSYSGREFDDLPVSEQRAACARARLFSRVEPAHKSKIVEFLQSMNEISAMTGDGVNDAPALKKAEIGIAMGSGTAVAKSAAEMVLADDNFSSIVAAVEEGRAIYNNMKQFIRYLISSNIGEVVSIFLTAALGLPEALIPVQLLWVNLVTDGLPATALGFNPPDLDIMDKPPRKADEGLISGWLFFRYMAIGGYVGAATVGAASWWFMYSPYGPQMTYWQLTHHLQCLGGGDDWKGVDCKIFTDPHPMTMALSVLVTIEMLNAMNSLSENQSLVTMPPWSNLWLVGSMALSFTLHFVILYVEVLSAVFQVTPLSIDEWLTVMKFSIPVVLLDEVLKFVARKISDANEQVIDKW, encoded by the exons AACTGCCCACAGAGGAAG GCAAAAGTATATGGCAGTTAGTCCTGGAACAATTCGATGATCTTTTAGTCAAGATTTTGTTGTTAGCCGCTATTATTTCTTTC GTATTAGCTTTATTTGAAGACCACGAAGATGCTTTCTCAGCGTTCGTGGAGCCATTCGTTATTTTACTTATTCTTATTGCGAACGCTGTAGTAGGAGTATGGCAGGAAAGAAATGCCGAATCCGCCATCGAAGCTTTAAAAGAATACGAGCCCGAGATGGGTAAAGTAGTCAGAGGCGACAAATCCGGCGTACAGAAGATACGTGCCAAGGAGATCGTCCCCGGCGACATCGTCGAGGTCTCCGTCGGCGACAAGATCCCCGCCGACATCCGCCTAGTCAAGATCTACTCCACCACCATCCGTATCGACCAGTCTATCCTGACCGGTGAATCCGTCTCGGTTATCAAGCACACTGACGCCATTCCCGACCCTCGCGCCGTCAACCAGGACAAGAAGAACATCCTCTTCTCCGGCACCAACGTCGCCGCCGGCAAGGCCCGCGGTATCGTCATTGGCACCGGCCTCAACACTGCTATTGGTAAAATCAGAACTGAAATGTCCGAGACTGAGGAGATCAAGACCCCCCTGCAGCAAAAACTCGACGAGTTCGGTGAACAGCTGTCCAAGGTTATCTCCGTCATCTGCGTCGCCGTCTGGGCCATCAACATCGGACACTTCAACGACCCCGCCCACGGAGGCAGCTGGATCAAGGGCGCCGTCTACTACTTCAAGATCGCCGTCGCTCTCGCCGTCGCCGCCATCCCCGAGGGTCTGCCCGCCGTCATCACCACCTGTCTCGCTCTGGGCACCAGGCGTATGGCCAAGAAGAACGCCATCGTCAGGTCTCTGCCCTCCGTCGAGACCCTGGGTTGCACCTCCGTTATCTGCTCTGACAAGACCGGTACTCTGACCACCAACCAGATGTCCGTCTCCCGCATGTTCATCTTCGAGAAGGTCGAGGGTGGCGACAGCAGCTTCCTGGAATTCGAAATCACCGGCTCCACGTACGAACCCATCGGCGACGTTTACCTGAAGGGCCAGAAGGTCAAGGCTTCCGAGTTTGACGCTCTCCACGAGATGGGCACCATCTGCGTCATGTGCAACGACTCCGCCATCGACTTCAACGAGTTCAAGCAGGCCTTCGAGAAGGTCGGCGAGGCCACCGAGACCGCCCTGATCGTGCTCGCCGAGAAGATGAACCCCTTCAACGTGCCCAAGACCGGCCTCGACCGCCGCTCGTCCGCCATCGTCGTCCGCCAGGAGATCGAGACCAAGTGGAAGAAGGAGTTCACTCTTGAGTTCTCCCGTGACAGGAAGTCTATGTCCTCCTACTGCGTCCCCCTGAAGCCCTCTCGCCTCGGAACCGGCCCCAAGCTCTTCGTTAAGGGCGCCCCGGAGGGCGTGCTGGAACGCTGCACGCACGCTCGCGTCGGAACCGCTAAGGTGCCTCTCAACTCCACCCTGAAGAACCGCATCCTGGACCTCACCCGCCAGTACGGCACCGGCCGCGACACCCTCCGCTGCCTGGCGCTCGCCACCTCGGACAACCCGATGAAGCCCGACGAGATGGACCTCGGCGACTCCACCAAGTTCTACACCTATGAAGTCAACCTCACCTTCGTCGGCGTCGTGGGCATGTTGGACCCTCCCCGTAAGGAGGTGTTCGACTCCATCGtccgctgccgcgccgccggcATCCGCGTCATCGTCATCACCGGCGACAACAAGGCTACCGCTGAGGCTATCTGCAG ACGTATCGGCGTGTTCACCGAGGACGAGGACACGACCGGCAAGTCGTACTCGGGCCGCGAGTTCGACGACCTGCCCGTGTCGGAGCAGCGCGCCGcctgcgcccgcgcccgccTCTTCTCCCGAGTGGAGCCCGCACACAAGTCCAAGATTGTCGAGTTCCTCCAGAGCATGAACGAGATCTCCGCTATG ACTGGTGACGGTGTGAACGACGCCCCCGCCCTGAAGAAGGCCGAGATAGGTATCGCCATGGGCTCCGGCACCGCCGTCGCCAAGTCTGCCGCCGAGATGGTGCTCGCCGACGACAACTTCTCATCCATCGTCGCCGCCGTTGAGGAAG GCCGTGCCATCTACAACAACATGAAGCAGTTCATCCGCTACCTGATCTCATCCAACATCGGTGAAGTGGTGTCCATCTTCCTGACGGCCGCGCTGGGCCTGCCCGAGGCTCTGATCCCCGTGCAGCTGCTGTGGGTCAACCTGGTCACGGACGGCCTGCCCGCCACCGCCCTAGGCTTCAACCCCCCCGACCTGGACATCATGGACAAACCCCCCCGCAAGGCTGATGAGGGTCTCATCTCTGGCTGGCTGTTCTTCAG GTACATGGCTATCGGTGGCTACGTCGGTGCCGCGACCGTGGGCGCCGCGTCCTGGTGGTTCATGTACTCGCCGTACGGCCCGCAGATGACCTACTGGCAGCTCACACACCACCTGCAGTGCCTCGGCGGCGGTGACGACTGGAAG GGCGTCGACTGCAAGATCTTCACCGACCCTCACCCTATGACCATGGCGCTGTCCGTGCTGGTGACCATCGAGATGCTGAACGCCATGAACTCGCTCTCGGAGAACCAGTCGCTGGTGACCATGCCGCCCTGGTCCAACCTGTGGCTGGTCGGCTCCATGGCGCTCTCCTTCACACTACACTTCGTCATCCTCTACGTCGAGGTGCTCTCG GCCGTGTTCCAGGTGACGCCACTGTCCATCGACGAGTGGCTGACGGTGATGAAGTTCTCGATACCCGTGGTGCTGCTGGACGAGGTGCTCAAGTTCGTCGCGCGCAAGATCTCCGACG CGAACGAGCAAGTCATTGACAAGTGGTAA
- the LOC134648693 gene encoding neuferricin homolog isoform X2, with protein sequence MLGKKTVLFTVTVLTASFFFRTRLEELFESCKSLLLLHDNNIEGIFSPAQLAEYNGLKKDNLYLALMGVVYDVTEGKRHYSSDAPYHYFVGKDGSRAFITGDFQDESGDKDHVLTLSCNELFNLINWKNTLKEKYTSVGLLIGRFYDERGRKTEYSKLFDSKIDECTIEKEIAKRQEAKLPPCNMEWTSSEGTRVWCTRTSGGISRDWAGLPRQLYSPGSQQPRCVCVNPVDDHSSTLLKTYDNCLETSSSCYVKN encoded by the exons ATGTTGGGTAAAAAAACAGTTTTGTTTACGGTAACTGTACTTACGGCAAGTTTTTTCTTTAGAACTCGTTTGGAGGAATTGTTTGAAAGTTGTAAAAGTTTACTTTTACTACATGACAATAATATTGAAGGTATATTCTCGCCTGCACAATTAGCAGAATATAATGGATTGAAAAAAGATAATCTGTATTTGGCTTTAATGGGTGTTGTTTACGATGTGACGGAGGGTAAAAGGCATTACAGCAGCGATGCACCATATCATTACTTTGTGG GAAAGGATGGCTCTCGAGCTTTTATAACAGGCGACTTTCAAGATGAGAGTGGAGACAAGGACCATGTACTAACTCTGTCCTGTAATGAGTTGTTTAACTTGATCAACTGGAAGAATAccttaaaagaaaaatatacatCTGTAG GTTTACTGATTGGCAGATTTTATGATGAACGAGGAAGAAAAACAGAATATTCAAAACTATTTGACAGCAAAATAGACGAGTGCACAATAGAGAAGGAGATAGCTAAGCGGCAGGAGGCCAAGCTTCCGCCATGCAACATGGAGTGGACCTCCAGTGAAGGCACTCGGGTGTGGTGTACAAGGACTAG CGGTGGCATCTCAAGAGATTGGGCTGGTTTGCCACGCCAGCTCTACAGCCCCGGGAGTCAACAGCCTCGCTGCGTCTGTGTAAACCCAGTGGATGACCACTCGTCTACACTTTTGAAGACATATGACAATTGCCTAGAAACATCATCCTCATGTTATGTTAAGAATTAA
- the LOC134648693 gene encoding neuferricin homolog isoform X1: MLGKKTVLFTVTVLTASFFFRTRLEELFESCKSLLLLHDNNIEGIFSPAQLAEYNGLKKDNLYLALMGVVYDVTEGKRHYSSDAPYHYFVGKDGSRAFITGDFQDESGDKDHVLTLSCNELFNLINWKNTLKEKYTSLDFFAGLLIGRFYDERGRKTEYSKLFDSKIDECTIEKEIAKRQEAKLPPCNMEWTSSEGTRVWCTRTSGGISRDWAGLPRQLYSPGSQQPRCVCVNPVDDHSSTLLKTYDNCLETSSSCYVKN, encoded by the exons ATGTTGGGTAAAAAAACAGTTTTGTTTACGGTAACTGTACTTACGGCAAGTTTTTTCTTTAGAACTCGTTTGGAGGAATTGTTTGAAAGTTGTAAAAGTTTACTTTTACTACATGACAATAATATTGAAGGTATATTCTCGCCTGCACAATTAGCAGAATATAATGGATTGAAAAAAGATAATCTGTATTTGGCTTTAATGGGTGTTGTTTACGATGTGACGGAGGGTAAAAGGCATTACAGCAGCGATGCACCATATCATTACTTTGTGG GAAAGGATGGCTCTCGAGCTTTTATAACAGGCGACTTTCAAGATGAGAGTGGAGACAAGGACCATGTACTAACTCTGTCCTGTAATGAGTTGTTTAACTTGATCAACTGGAAGAATAccttaaaagaaaaatatacatCT TTGGATTTCTTTGCAGGTTTACTGATTGGCAGATTTTATGATGAACGAGGAAGAAAAACAGAATATTCAAAACTATTTGACAGCAAAATAGACGAGTGCACAATAGAGAAGGAGATAGCTAAGCGGCAGGAGGCCAAGCTTCCGCCATGCAACATGGAGTGGACCTCCAGTGAAGGCACTCGGGTGTGGTGTACAAGGACTAG CGGTGGCATCTCAAGAGATTGGGCTGGTTTGCCACGCCAGCTCTACAGCCCCGGGAGTCAACAGCCTCGCTGCGTCTGTGTAAACCCAGTGGATGACCACTCGTCTACACTTTTGAAGACATATGACAATTGCCTAGAAACATCATCCTCATGTTATGTTAAGAATTAA
- the LOC134648699 gene encoding uncharacterized protein LOC134648699, with the protein MEPSREACELPTEMAKLDIMEVDEESSRETQVSAARVLRKRKSLTPELSKPSNRRVSMRPRKHHIMTENANPKQIEALYLNKKVKTLSQTLETIYEDPKPNNETETFIGGRKVKRLLTFQLGNQYTKDKIKKRRAKIKKLLGNRAFLNRKKIPMKVFLETINSLELDEVQTESMITNKTTDKL; encoded by the exons ATGGAACCATCAAG AGAAGCGTGTGAGTTGCCGACAGAAATGGCAAAGTTAGATATTATGGAGGTAGACGAAGAAAGCTCGCGGGAAACGCAAGTTTCTGCGGCACGTGTCCTGCGTAAGAGAAAATCGCTTACTCCAGAACTAAGCAAGCCGTCTAACAGACGCGTGAGTATGAGACCACGCAAACACCACATAATGACAGAGAATGCAAACCCCAAACAAATTGAGGCCCTTTATCTTAACAAAAAAGTGAAAACATTATCACAAACATTAGAAACAATATACGAGGATCCAAAACCAAATAACGAGACTGAAACTTTTATTGGAGGAAGAAAGGTGAAAAGACTGCTAACATTCCAGCTTGGGAACCAGTATACCAAGGATAAAATAAAGAAGCGCAGGGCAAAAATCAAAAAGTTATTGGGAAACAGAGCATTTTTGAACAGGAAGAAGATACCAATGAAAGTATTTTTAGAGACTATTAATAGCTTGGAGTTAGATGAAGTACAAACAGAATCAATGATTACTAATAAAACTACAGATAAGTTGTAA